The DNA sequence aaatagtaaaaatattcCTGTTTCAAATTGAAAAGCCATTGGAGTGAATAATGTTCTTGCAGATTTTATTAAAGGCAGTTTGAGTTCTATCACTATGGGCATTCTCGCCTTATAAAGTTGTTCTTAGAGGACTTCCACTTAATGGCCTGAGGGCCAGAAAAGACAAGATACATTATAgaacaagcattttttttaacattgttaaaaatatattcaggTTGGGCAGGGTTGGCATACCCCTTTTaacccagctctcaggagacagaggcaggtgggtctctgtgagttcaaggccagcctggtctacagagtgagttccaggacagccagggatacaaaaaaaaatccctgtcttgataaaccaaaaaagaaaatatattcaaacagCTTAAGAACTGAATAGGATCAGAAGCTACAGCTGTTTGCTATTAAACCaaattcttgtgttttctttctttaaaacattttttctattTGCACAAATCAGTTCATTTGTTACAGTAAATAAaggtattttgaattttattggctttttatttttgttttcaatttaatGTGTAAATGTTTTAGCTTTTCTTCAATAagaattttaattattaagacTATATTGCTATTTTTCTGTTAGTATGACTATAAGAGACATTAAAaacggtggtggtggcacacgcctttaatctcagcacttgggaggcagagacagatggatctgagttcaaggccagcctggtctacagagcaagttcaggacagctaaggctacacagtgaaacctgtctcaaaacaaaaagaaagaaagaaaaaaaaatgtgtgtgtttgtgtgtatttaacTTTCAGTGTTGTACTTTTCCCTGTGAAAGTATAATCAATGTGTGAAATTTGAGAAACTATGAATCTAAACAAAATTTTTTCAGACTTAATTCACTGTGTTTTTTCCTTGTTTGTATAAAAATCCTTATGTGGTAGCCACAGCTGGAGCTTGGGGCAGAGACTCTGGTGTGGGTTTTCACAAGATGGTCAATGAATATCTCCTGATAAGGAGACTTGGTGAATGAACAGTCTCTTTCCAGAGGTTGGGGGTAGGTCTTGGAGAGGGCATCAAAGGTGGCCTTGCAAAGTTGCCCAAGGTGGCAGTACAGCCCCTGGCTGAATTTAGACAGTCAATACCAGCCAGTAGCAGCAGCTTCTTGGGCACAGGAACAGAGATAATGCTAGTGCCTGTGGGGGCAGGGATGAGACATACCAGCATGGAGCCGCAGCAGCCGATTGCCTTGCATGGAACAGTGTGGGGCTTGAAAATCTTGTTCCCACCATAGTCTCTCTGCACAGGGACAGTGGAAGGCTTGGCCGAGATGATGGCCCCTCAGATGGCAGTGACTACCTTCTTGGAGCACTTAACACCAAGACCAGCATTGCTATTGTAGTCCCCAATAGTAACAAAAGCCTTGAGCCTGTTCCACTGGCCAACCTGAGTCTGCTTCTGCACTGACATCTTTAGAACATCATCAGGGATGAGCCCAGGAAAAAAGTCAGTAATCTGAAATTCCTTGATGGGCGGGGAGAATGAGTAGGTCTCCCAGGACTTGTGTAGTGAGCTTTCTCATTGGGACTGCCAGCCCATAGATGACGACATGGagatggagacttactattaattatgaaagcctggccttagcttagacttttttttttttttttttaaactagctcttataacttttaacctatttctattaatctacgttctatcACATGTGACTCAGTTACCTTACCCCTGCCCATTATGTTGGACTTGTTCCGAATCCCACTGGTGTCTCCCACGTCCCTAGGTTCATCCCTCTGACTGCCTCTCTGCCGGAAGTCCTGCCtcttctttcctgcctagctattggccattcagctctttattacaccaatcacagcaacacctCTTCACACAGTCCAAACATCCCACAACTGACTTGATCTTCACGTCCTTGACTAGATGGCCCATCTTGGTGATGGGTTTCCATTCCTTGTCTTCAGCTTTACCTCCACAAGCCTCCAAGCCTGGACCACAGCCACAGTGACTACTGCAATTCCCAAAGCCTCCCAGTCCTGGGCCCCAGGGTTCTCCATGCCATCCTGCTGCACCAGCATCATCCATCATTTGGTATTTTCCTAAAGAAGAATAAGCAAATCTAAAAATTTTGATTGCCATCTAGTGTCCCGATCACTATGAATTTGataattttctcttttgcttctgacttatgaaaattttatttattaaattcttAGGGGTGTGTGAAATTTTTTCACCTTTTGGGGCTTGTGGTTTGAATAGCAATGGCCTGTGTAGACtgggagaggcactattaggtgtggccttgttgaagtgtgtcactgtgtgggtttTGGGGTCTCAGAAGcgcaagtcagttctctccttgttGCCTCTGGATCAAGATGGCTctttctctagtaccatgtctgacTGTACACTGCCTTATTTCCTGCCCTGAAGTAAGTCGGCCCCAATTAAATATCTTCCTTTATTAGAGttaccgtggtcatggtgttttgttttgtttttcacagaaataaaacactgaGACATGGCTTTTCTTGTGAAACAGTGTCTTTATTAACAATGACCTAACGAGATGCTTCCTTCTGTGTAGAAACACTTACATACTCGATGATGCCACTGCATAAGAGCATTTTTTAGAATACCCACTAAATCATTTGTGTAGAATTGTACCTTGTTTCAAACTGAGGATGTCCTTCCATTGGTAGAGTGCCTGtcacacaaagtcctgggtttgatctgcaACACTGCATCAGCCTGTAACCTCGATACTCAAGAGGTAGAAGCAAGCAGCCAAGTGTCAGGTCACTCTTGGgtatatgaaaccctgtctccaaaaaaaaaaaagtcacttttaatCATTTAGGATTTGATCCACGTCAGTCATGGTGGtttgcacctgtaatcccagcactagggaagctgaggctggaggattattACTAATTCATGGCCAACATGGgatatataatgagttccaggcaagcatgAGCTATCATGTTCTATAAGCTACTGATAAATCTTTTTCACCCTGATAGCCCTCTCCACCAACACAGCAAACCAAATCAGACCGAATTGGAAAAGCCCAAGTTTGATGGGTAAAGTGTTCAGGGTGACTCctggcccctcagagaggagatggggccAAGAGACTGGAAGAATCACGAGTGTTTTCTGGGATGCCCTTATATACCCTGtcggagtggtcttgagcctctctgagggaggagctgtgtttggcaggctttgaaggggcgggtttagggaaagagatgggggaggggagttgaggtggatcttctacCAGGCTCCTTCCAAATAGATACAGAGGTAGAAACTGATTTGAATGTACATAGAGCTTTGAAATATCTCCAAAATGTCACTTTACTCTCAAAGTCCTATGAGGGTACTTTAGAAGATATGATACTTCTTTTAGTTTCATTTTAcgtgtacgagtgttttgcctatatgtatgttgtgtgtaCCATGGTGCCCATAGagttcagaagagagtgtcaaatctggaactgaagttactctactgcctggtctacagagtgagtttcaggacaaccagggctacatagagaaaccttgtttggaaaaaaaacagaaaatacattaaaaaaggtggtgcaaaccttttaataccagcactcaggatgcagcctggtctacagagcgagttccaggacagccagggatacagagagaaactctgttgaaaaaaaaaaaaatgaataatgtgGTGCAAACTTTGAATACCAGCACCCAGTAGGAAGTGGAAAACAGATctctgaattagaggccagcaAACTACACACATCGAGCTCCAGGCTACGTAGtgagaactctgtctcaaataggaggaggaagagaaaaagatagaagaaagaaagaatagaggatagagagatggctcagcagttgaataTAACACCTACCTGGTGGCTCATAAccctctgcaactccagttctagggggatctgatgttctcttgtAGCTCCTCAAgtattgcatgcacatggtgtacataacAATgcaaggcaaaacacacacaaaaatctttgtttgtttttctgagacagggtttctctgtgtagttttgctgcctgtcctggatctcgctctgtagcccaggctggccttgaactcacagaaatccgcctggctctgcctcccgagtgctgggattaaaggcgtgcaccaccactgcctgccaaAAATCTTAAATAATAGAGGGGAAATACACAATTTTTCTTAGATTGGAAGATGATACATCTGTCCCATACTCATCTAATTTCAACACAATACTAACTAAAattccttaaatattttttaaaatattgattgaaGTAAATGATAAGCAGCACTGGTGGCGGCGCTGGTTACTGCatggaaaggtcatggtcacgacagaacccagtattagttttagagctttatgggggtgggggggcagagacaagagaaccaggcctggggaggaaagcATGTGCAGAGAGATGGAAgatggtggggggagagagagagcagaacagaaagagggtggggtctgagtcacaGCTCTTTAAggcgcagattgtgtgaccacactgTGCTTACTTGATCACCAGCGCACACTGATAacgtaagacacaagaccctttgcttaacttctgaactgcgcatgtgcagtcatgcaactggagtaagggcagaattctaacattgGTTCTGGGtagaaattaagaaattattCTAAATTTAGAAGTAATACAAAATCCAAGTAGCCAAGGCATCCTTGAAATAGTAAATTtagccaggcaaggtggcacaggcccttaatctcagcactggggaggcagaggcaggtgatctctgagttcgaggccaccctgtcTACAGCCTgatttccagaacagccaggtctacacagagaaaccctgtctcaaataaaccaatttaaaaaaaaaaaaaaaaaaaggaggaagagaacaagaaaaggaaagaaaagaaattgtagCAGGatttctaattagtcttaataataaaaatctggagtcagataccagggtgaaagctgaaagaccagagaaccAGAGcaaccagccactagaaagacttcttacctctaggaatcctcagcctgaaaaggccgagctcctgtctctacccagcCTTACCACTTCCTCttgtttcttcctcccaagtgctgggattaaaggtgtgtgccactactgcctagtctctagtggctagctcctcactctgatctccaggcaagctttgatatagcacaaacaaaatatcaccacaagaaatAGTAAATTTGGAGGATCTACCCAGCATTAGCCTGTCAAAACAAAATCACAATTATTCCTGCTATTGCTACACAAGGATAGTTCAAAGAACAGGCCCAGGAAGCAATTGAGggctaggtgtggtagcacacatgtttaatctcagcactctcaGGAGGCAAAAGTAAGGCAATCTGAGTTCTGAGttagccagggctccatagtgagattgtgctttaatatatatattgttgCCGGGTGGTGTTAGCACacaccttgggaggcagaggcagacagatctctgagttagagatcagcctgatttacaaagcaagttccaggacagccagagctgtgacatagaaaccttgtcttgaaaaacaaaacaaaacaaaacaaccatatatatatatatatatatatatatatatatatatatatatagagagagagagagagagagagagagagagagagagagatcgtgtgtgtgtgtgtgtgtgtgtgtgtgtgtgtgtgtgtgtgtgtagtgtgtgtgtagttatGGGGAATTCACCAGAGAAGAATGcccagacatgggtttaagccaatagaaaatctttattagctggctggcgactacactgggtgtttgtAGCCCTGAGCCttcctcagggtgagcttttaaacacacaaaaaaaaacatgctctGGGTTGATATACTTCAGTTAGTAAGAACAGTTAGTCATAAGCAGACttacagaagccaaaaatcaAGGTTAAtatatttagagactttcccGAAATCATGGGCTGATGGAttaagtctttgtttttgttttggcaggtggtgctgtctatgtgctgGGTTTTATAGCCTGgatggcacttccatcatggaatcagttgtgctaaggtctggggccctgttgcagtatgtgtacacacacacacacacacacacacacacacacacacacacacacaatcagtgaGATGGTTTAatgggattttaaaaaatcatttattattttatgtgtattagtgtttgccgtgggtgtcaggtcccctggaactggaactggagttgtagacagttgagggccgccatgtgggtgctgggaattgaacccaagttctccggaaaagcagccaatgttcttaaccactgagccatctctctcagCCCTAATGGGATGTTGTTATGAATTCCTGTAAACCATGTTACCTGCTCCATctatattatttttgagacaaggtctcatgtattccaggctagtCTCCAACTTCCTGCTATGTAGTagaaaggatgaccttgaatttataatCATCCTCCTTGGGTGGTCGGTgaaagttatcaaaacatttcaaGAAGCCAGACAAAGTAGGTCCCAGTCAAGTGTGATGGCATTCTCCTGCaataccagcatttgggaagttgaGCAGATTGCCACAGGTTTGAGGGCACCTTAGCTACCTACTGAGTTCAAAAGCAGCATGGGCTGCATATTGAGACAATAtctcagggggtgggggtggggatgggcagAGACATAGCTTACTGGGCAAAATACTTGGGGTGCAAGTGTAGTGATCTGAGGTtgatccccagctcccacataaaaagccaacaTGGTGCCATGCATTTGTAATCCTAGTGgtagagaggtagaggcaggcagattctgggactcactggcctgTAAGCCAGCCTCATCTAATCAGTGATCTCTAGGCTCCAGTGagaaagacagacatacacacacacacacacacacacacacacacacactctctctctctctctctctctttctctttctctttgtgcgTATATACaataatatgtgtgtatacaataatatatgtttgtgtacagtaatatatatgtgtgtacagtaatatatgtgtatgtatatagtaatattatatatatatatatatatatatatatatatattcagtaaataagcaaatatttGCTGGAAAGAGATCCCAGAGCTGCCTTCAGTAGACTCCTCAAGTCCTGTAGGGAGCTTTAAGTATGCAGCTTTCACATGAGttatcacccaggctggggtgggctttttggtggtacagctgcctttgagtcgTCCATGCTCCTGGAACTAAACCTTCACCCATACTGCTGTAGATagcccccataaattcattggCTTATTAAATTGGAATTGGGTCTATTGTTTCTTTGGCCTATTCTTGATACCCTATATAGGGTAAGCAGTTTGATACCGTGTTTCAGAAATAGAATGGACAGCTTCTCTGGaaagacacccaaggttgacttctggcctctgtgaatacacatgtacctgtacacacacacatacaaaacaaaagcacCTGTTCCCTTGCTTAGTATGAATGAAGGGGCTGAATACAAGTCATGATTATATTTTCACCAATGTGTGTTTGCAGCTGTGATGGttgttgtcaatttgacaaaatcTAGATCACCTGGGGAGATGGGCCACGGGCCACTCAGCTTGTCTGTGGGTGATTATCTTTTTTATGTTAGTTGGGGTGGGAAGACccagctttctgtttgtttgtttgtttttcgagacagggtttctctgtgtagtcttggctggaattcactctgaggccaagctggtctggaactcacagagatccacctgcctctgcctctgcctcctgagtgcaccaccaccaccctgcaggaAGAGGCGTCTTAATTGTGGGTGggaccattccctaggcagagagTGTTGAAGGGAAGCGAGCTGAGCACTGGCATGCATTCGTGAATTCAGTGTTCTTCTCTTGACTGTGGCTGGAATGTGATGATCTGCTTCAAATTACTGCCTCTTCAGCTTCCTTGGGATGATGAACTGTGAGTTAAAACAAATCAAATCCTTTGTTCCTTAAATtacttttgtcagagtattttatcacagccacagagacaGAATGAAATGAAACAGAGACAGTTAGTGTTTAAAGCGGGCAGAAGGGACTGGAAGATGGCTTGGAGGTTAGGAGAAATTGGTGGTTTTGCAGGAGActtgggttgggttcccagcGCCTACATGGCTGCTAACAACTATCTgtagttggagttacaggcagttgtaaactgctggatgtgggtgctggaaactgaacttggttcctctCCAAGAACAATAGGTTTGAttatccactgagccaactctccagcccccctccccttgTTTTATGACACTTTTGTTTTtgagtatccctggctgtcctgaaactggatccctagtccaggctggcctcgaactcacagccgAGTTCTgtctgctgcctcctgagtgatgggactaAAAAGCATGAGCAATGGCTGACTTCTTTAAAGACTATGTaacccttgctggcctggaacttactatgtagaccatgctatCCTCAAACTTATACAGaactgtttgcctctgcctccagagtgctgggattaaaggcaggtgtgcACCATACCTAGCCCCTtacttatattttttgtttgtttttccagacagtatttctctgtgtagctctggctatcctggaacttactttgtagaccaggctggtctcaaactcatagagatctgcctgcctctgcctcccaagtgctgggattaaaggtgtgcagcaccattgccaggaaattttcttttgtctttgttatGATACAGCACTGGATGCTTTGGCGGTTTGGACCAAGGTGCGACACGCCATGTGGGTTCAGCAGCGGCGGCTGCGGATGCCATGGCAGGATGGAAAGCTACTCACACCCCAAGCATATGTTCACgtagaaaagagtttattttgggtttaggagaaggggaggagaaaggagagagggaggggggagtggGAGAGAAAGAAGCGCGCATTAACTTGCGAGGGGGTGGTTTCCTCTTGGGGGGGAGCGGCTTTAACGTATGATGACGTCAGGACGCTGGGCGGGTCTCCAAGGTGCAGGTCAGAATTCTAACAGTCATGGCATAATTTCCTGCTCGCTCTCTGGAAGCTCCTCTATGACGGCTCTATCCTTCAGTCTTCTACTAGAGTGatttcccaaaaaacaaaaagcagtctTCTGCCTGAGTATTTCTACTGATCCAGTATTACTAGCTTTTTAAAGTTGCCTTTAAAAAGTACCAGGGGTTGTATGTAATACACTGAACTCCATAGAGACAGAGCCTGGCAAGTGAGAGCCTGGTGAGTACGGGGGCCACTCTGGGCCTTCAAGAAAATCAACTAAATACAGGCAAATGAGATCCTAAGGAGTGGAGAGGCCAGATTCCATCAGATGAATTCTCTGTGCAAACTTTCCTTTCAGGGAGCACAAGAAGTACTCAGATGCTTCTGTCAACTTCTCAATTCTCTAAGAAGAGCTCAGAGAGGTGGAAGACCATGTATgcagaaaaaaggaggaaatctATGCTTGCAGACTGGCTACACTTTaaccttagcacttgggaggccgaagcacgaaaatttgaaaaatttgagtttgagcctagcctggtctgcatTGGGAgcttcagaacagccagggctacatagagagaccttgtctcaaaataacaataacaacaacaacaataataaaaataaagtgtttaaaaaatggaaaattatggccaggcagtggtggtgtgtgcttttagtcccagcactcagaggcagaggcaggcggatctatatgagtttaaggccagcctggtctacagagcaagttccaggacagccagggtgacacagagaaaaactctgtcttgaaaaacaaaaaaagaaaaaagaaaacctatatCGCCCTACAAGATGAAACCAAAAAGGAGTTCAAGGACCCCAGTGTGCCCTGTTCTGTTGCTCTGTTCTGAATATTGCCCCAACCCAAAGGAGAACATCCTGGCTATCTATTGTTGATACTGTGAAGAACCTGGGAGAGATGCATGTTCTGTGACAATGTCCTCTGAGATTAAaatattccatcctgcagggatgTCCTTAAacagaaggtaaacaactcaaagaagcatcaggaagtccttgaaactgaccagattcactagtcCCCTtctgccagagtaagcaataaaagctgagagtgtaGTCCAAAGTTTTTTCTGGTCCCTCCTGGCctcatggtcccacagccacttatataATAATCATTCAgatgcttaatattatttacaaactgtatggccgatGGCAGAcctcttgctaactagctcttatatcttaaattaacccatttctattaatctatgttttgccaggTGTTTCGTGGCTttatcagtctgctggcatgttgctctttgggcggcaggctggtgtctctctccagactctgccttcctctttcctgactctctccttggatttttcccacctgcctctaagctgccttgccaaagGCAAAAgcaacttatttattaaccattgggaacaatatatattcacagcatacagaaagacatcccctagcacttccccttttctatctaattaaaaaggaaggttttagttttaatatagtaaaattgtatataacagttatcaagcaagaactacagttacaatatctaatctatttgtatttggtaaaattaaatattttgtcatctatcctatatttgtgagtctaaggttttttttttccaggttcaTAATTTATTGTACAAATTGAGTATTACATGATGAGTTGACATCAGCTTCTTCAGGCATAGGACTAACAGATGAGGTCAGACATTTCAAAAACCATTTATGTTACCTTCACAGCTGGGGTTTTTTTAGGCCTTAACTTGAAGTATAAGACCAACAAAGCAATGCTTCTATATGTGGCCAGTACACAATTCATTCTACCCATGAGAGTGTAAGAGTTGAAATACTTTTTAATACCAGTGAACTGGAATTGGCCATCACTTTCTGGACCAGCCATGACTTCTATCTTCGCCCAAATCACAAATTCTGCAGCTGATGTCCTTCAACAAACCCAGCTACCAGCTCGGCCCAACTGGAAGACACCtctgagtctaaggttttatatccaccttatctcttatcataaccaaggaaaaccatagtTACatctatctagttttcaactacatcaaagaccccagaaggatataatattacctaagaaaacaggaagtacatttttttttttatttttttatttttggtttttcgagacagggtttctctgtgtagctttgcgcctttcctgggactcacttggtagcccaggctggcctcgaactcacagacatccacctggctctgcctcccgagtgctgggattaaaggcgtgcgccaccaccgcccggccaggaagTACATTTtaagtaacttccaaaaatgtagaatgacagagacagctgactgcctggacagtcacccaaagttcctctgcaatgttgtggcatccatcttcagcctatagatctagagtctttcagtcacttttccctgtgtactgcagaatatctggcagtctcctctgcaaagcaggaacctgaaggaccatctcaccttgttttggcaaaattcagtggtcattttcctatgggtactgtatgtccagtttatacaacatattatcaagaagttcaggcagggctggagagatggcttagaggttaagaacaccaactgctcttccagaggtcctgagttcaattcccagcaccaacatggtggctcacaaccatctgtaatgagatctggcaccctcttctgtatacataataaataaataaattaaaaaaaaaaagttcaggcagggggctggagagatggctcagtggttaagagcaccgactgctctcccagaggtcctgagttcaattcccagcaaccacatggtggctcacaaccacctgtaatgagatctggtgccctcttctggcctgcagggacacatgcaggcagaatactgtatacataataaataaatcgtttaaaaaaaaaaaaagaagtttaggCAAGAGAAGTTTTTGCTCAAATGGCTATCttctgccataaagaaagcaaactccatatggagtttctttgatgcctgtcatcttctttgaagtaattgttgttgttgtcaggAGCAGACTTGTCTCACTGTCCCGAAAGTTCTAAgttcttaaaaacattttaaatgccatattctataggtctttgaagtgtttgaaaattacctatctatctgaaatatatctctgtatatctagaaaacctagttaacatgactataagtttgactattaaaaatgactatttatttgtatttttaattatatattacattttaaaatgagctgcataagcataataccctaaacaagagtagaaatatgcatatggtataacaaaattaactctaaatttgtatcaataaactaaaatccatagcaatgtaaaacatttcaaacaagttattgctctttaaaagtagattcaataatctaccttttcatcctatcatatctatatccccttttcttatttagaaagagattgcatttataatcaacctccttgaaataaaaataaacatttataaacaatgttttgggaatttgggtgtagtttTTCATTCATACTACTTCCTACTGATTGAGGGCACTgacaatcttatggggatcctgagaaaattaagaattattgtTAAATCTTCtttgtagtagtctgtgaggctgtatcaatctttcagggggtcttggttgatcaaaccatattagcttggaagcaatccacaggttcttatcttctgtggaaacaaaagcagaacctcttttcc is a window from the Peromyscus eremicus chromosome 9, PerEre_H2_v1, whole genome shotgun sequence genome containing:
- the LOC131919396 gene encoding ATP synthase membrane subunit K, mitochondrial-like; translation: MAGPESDGQFQFTGIKKYFNSYTLMGRMNCVLATYRSIALLVLYFKLRPKKTPAVKVT